A genomic segment from Paenibacillus sp. FSL K6-1096 encodes:
- a CDS encoding response regulator transcription factor, whose translation MAINNILVVDDEPEIREALVIYLKSEDVDVLTASNGLEALEILEQETIHLIIMDNMMPQLDGIKTTFKIREDKNIPIIMLSAKSEDNDKILGLNVGADDYLTKPFNPLELIARVRSQLRRFTNLGSFQPNGEEIIQVRGLVLNKSSKTVEVDGEDVRLTPKEYKILELLMENKGRVFSIEEIYERVWNEQIFNSENTVAVHVRNIREKIEINPKDPKYLKVVWGIGYKIEKK comes from the coding sequence ATGGCTATAAATAACATTCTTGTTGTAGACGATGAACCGGAAATTCGGGAAGCACTCGTTATTTACTTAAAAAGCGAAGATGTGGATGTATTAACTGCGTCTAACGGGCTGGAGGCGCTGGAAATCCTTGAACAAGAGACCATTCATCTGATTATCATGGATAACATGATGCCACAGCTCGATGGAATCAAAACGACATTCAAAATTCGTGAAGACAAAAATATACCGATCATTATGCTATCGGCCAAGTCAGAAGATAACGACAAGATTTTGGGACTCAACGTTGGGGCTGATGATTATCTTACGAAGCCGTTCAATCCTCTAGAGTTAATCGCCAGAGTCCGATCTCAACTGCGGCGGTTTACGAACTTAGGTTCTTTCCAGCCCAACGGGGAAGAGATTATTCAAGTAAGAGGACTCGTACTGAACAAAAGCTCAAAGACTGTTGAGGTAGATGGAGAGGACGTCAGATTAACTCCGAAAGAATACAAAATTTTGGAGTTGTTGATGGAGAATAAAGGTAGAGTTTTTTCGATCGAAGAGATTTATGAGCGCGTGTGGAATGAACAGATCTTCAATTCAGAGAACACGGTTGCTGTACACGTGAGGAACATTCGCGAAAAAATAGAAATCAATCCCAAAGACCCGAAATATTTAAAGGTGGTATGGGGAATTGGATACAAAATTGAGAAAAAGTAA
- a CDS encoding metalloregulator ArsR/SmtB family transcription factor, with the protein MDTLDDFAEDLKLLGDKTRLTILTLLKEREWCVCEFVDLFDISQPAVSQHLRKLKSSGLVKEQKRGQWVYYSLNIENKPHVKAILNLTPDASDLLSHLNKPSNAVCCE; encoded by the coding sequence TTGGATACACTTGATGATTTTGCAGAAGATTTAAAGCTTCTTGGAGATAAGACACGTCTAACGATCCTTACACTTCTTAAAGAGCGAGAGTGGTGTGTATGTGAATTCGTGGATCTCTTTGACATTTCTCAGCCAGCCGTTAGTCAGCATCTACGTAAACTAAAAAGCAGCGGACTGGTAAAGGAACAGAAAAGGGGGCAGTGGGTGTACTATTCTTTAAACATTGAAAATAAACCCCATGTTAAGGCGATCTTAAATCTCACCCCGGATGCCAGTGACCTTCTATCGCATTTAAATAAGCCGTCTAATGCCGTTTGCTGCGAATGA
- a CDS encoding phosphatidylinositol-specific phospholipase C/glycerophosphodiester phosphodiesterase family protein has product MKKTIMVRILIIITAGMIWINWGVVWSGENKLSSSAGNSGWQENKLIAHAFGGINGASYTNSYEAFITNYKRGYRLFEVDLVQTTDGELVARHDWSHRLQPDLTTHRGQNVSTLQFANSLIMGKFHPLTLPDILKLLQQYPDFDLIVDTKANSKEQIQQQFSHLVNEVQRTDPALLDRIIPEIFSPEMYDTVMGIFPFPNKMYSLYKTGASAESIVEFVRNKNFTAVAMPVYRVYLNPNLVPALNKFGVKSYVHTVNSKPVMQILSSFGVHGFYTDQEETPEELMLAGASPGHDFMEYLSSRLVNIRNVVMKVRNNGYK; this is encoded by the coding sequence ATGAAAAAGACGATTATGGTGAGAATACTTATAATTATTACGGCAGGGATGATCTGGATCAACTGGGGGGTTGTTTGGTCAGGTGAGAATAAACTAAGCTCTTCAGCTGGCAACAGCGGCTGGCAGGAAAACAAGCTTATTGCACATGCATTTGGAGGAATCAACGGTGCTAGCTACACCAATTCTTATGAGGCATTTATAACCAATTATAAAAGAGGATACCGTTTGTTCGAGGTTGACCTTGTGCAGACGACAGACGGGGAGCTTGTAGCAAGACATGATTGGTCGCACAGGCTACAGCCGGATTTGACAACTCACCGCGGACAAAACGTATCCACGCTTCAGTTTGCAAATTCGCTTATAATGGGTAAATTTCACCCTTTAACACTGCCAGACATATTGAAGCTGTTGCAACAATACCCTGATTTTGACTTGATTGTGGATACAAAAGCAAACAGCAAAGAGCAAATTCAACAGCAGTTTTCACACCTGGTCAATGAGGTGCAGCGTACGGATCCTGCACTCCTCGACCGGATCATACCTGAAATTTTCAGCCCGGAAATGTATGACACTGTTATGGGAATCTTCCCCTTTCCAAATAAAATGTACTCACTTTACAAAACTGGCGCCTCTGCCGAAAGTATAGTAGAATTCGTAAGGAACAAAAATTTCACAGCGGTTGCCATGCCTGTATACCGTGTGTATCTAAACCCTAATTTAGTCCCGGCACTAAATAAGTTTGGGGTGAAAAGTTATGTTCACACCGTCAACAGCAAACCGGTTATGCAGATTCTATCCAGCTTCGGTGTGCATGGATTTTACACAGATCAGGAAGAAACACCGGAGGAGTTGATGCTGGCAGGCGCTTCCCCCGGCCATGACTTTATGGAATACTTGAGTTCCAGATTGGTAAATATAAGAAATGTCGTAATGAAGGTGAGAAACAATGGCTATAAATAA
- a CDS encoding HAMP domain-containing sensor histidine kinase, with amino-acid sequence MDTKLRKSKADRKVPIDLIVIIIAVILWGLVFIDGYSYRSLGYLASIYIQALLAFIILCLLASRLFFYFKQPLSRRSFWHGNLLMDYFQIWKTGLRASLQNWRLTFGLIMIVLLTAIAGICIWQAPLYYNIYDQGLFILYVLLYMLFLVPYLLSKLGRFMAIMKGSKEIAEGNIQNTIQGTGKDVLSQLAGYINNMKVGYQSALENQMKSERLKTELITNVSHDLKTPLTSIINYVDLLKKEDLSTEATRAYIETLERKALRMKLLIEDLFEISKMVSGTVELDIEYVDVATLLAQAIAESTISREQASPVIREKIAKFPIHAHLDGNKIWRVFENLIGNAQKYSLPGTRIYIYLDESDDLVLFKIQNTAAYEINFAAEELFERFKRADESRQTEGSGLGLSIVKSIVELHAGEIKIEIDGDQFNVILQLPKERLN; translated from the coding sequence TTGGATACAAAATTGAGAAAAAGTAAAGCTGATCGGAAGGTTCCAATCGACCTTATTGTCATTATTATTGCCGTTATCTTATGGGGCCTAGTATTCATAGACGGGTATTCATACCGGTCGTTGGGCTATTTAGCTTCAATTTACATTCAAGCACTGCTTGCCTTTATAATTTTATGCTTACTGGCAAGCAGACTGTTTTTTTATTTTAAGCAACCCCTCAGTAGGCGTTCCTTTTGGCATGGCAATCTGCTGATGGATTATTTTCAAATCTGGAAAACGGGCCTTAGAGCCAGTTTGCAAAACTGGAGACTAACGTTTGGCCTCATCATGATAGTTTTGCTAACCGCGATAGCCGGAATTTGTATTTGGCAGGCACCGCTGTATTACAACATATACGATCAGGGTTTGTTCATACTTTATGTATTACTTTATATGCTGTTCTTGGTCCCGTATTTACTTTCCAAGCTTGGACGCTTCATGGCCATCATGAAAGGGAGTAAAGAAATTGCCGAAGGAAACATTCAGAATACGATTCAGGGAACCGGCAAGGATGTTCTATCCCAGCTTGCTGGCTATATTAACAATATGAAGGTTGGGTATCAAAGCGCGCTGGAGAATCAGATGAAGAGCGAACGGTTAAAAACGGAGCTGATTACCAATGTATCGCATGATTTGAAGACCCCGCTTACTTCTATTATCAACTATGTCGATTTATTGAAAAAAGAAGATCTGTCTACGGAAGCAACCCGAGCATATATTGAAACACTGGAGCGGAAGGCGCTACGTATGAAGCTGTTGATTGAAGACTTGTTTGAAATCTCAAAGATGGTAAGCGGTACAGTAGAACTGGATATTGAGTACGTCGATGTCGCGACATTGTTGGCACAGGCCATTGCCGAGTCCACCATCAGCAGGGAGCAAGCGTCGCCTGTGATTCGGGAGAAAATCGCAAAATTTCCGATCCATGCCCATTTGGACGGCAATAAAATTTGGCGTGTATTTGAGAATTTAATTGGCAACGCGCAGAAATATTCACTTCCAGGAACCAGAATCTATATTTATTTGGACGAGTCCGATGATCTGGTATTATTTAAAATTCAAAACACTGCTGCTTATGAGATTAATTTTGCTGCGGAAGAATTGTTCGAACGTTTCAAAAGAGCAGATGAATCCCGCCAGACAGAAGGTTCAGGATTAGGGTTGTCCATTGTGAAAAGCATCGTTGAGCTACACGCCGGGGAAATTAAAATCGAAATTGATGGTGATCAATTCAACGTTATCTTGCAATTGCCCAAGGAGCGCTTAAATTAA
- a CDS encoding phosphopantetheine-binding protein codes for MDKEQTLSQLRQLMSGQLELSLPDVIKEEDRLYEDLNVDSIMVLQLVVYIEEVFNVTVPEEEMDPAVFQTVGSLVDFIHALKGEPIAQVETKS; via the coding sequence ATGGATAAGGAACAAACGTTATCTCAATTGAGGCAGCTCATGTCCGGACAATTGGAGCTCTCTCTCCCGGACGTCATTAAAGAGGAAGACCGGCTGTACGAAGACTTAAACGTAGATTCGATCATGGTACTCCAGTTGGTGGTCTACATCGAGGAAGTGTTCAACGTAACTGTGCCCGAGGAGGAGATGGATCCTGCCGTCTTCCAAACGGTCGGTTCTTTAGTCGATTTCATCCACGCCCTTAAGGGGGAGCCCATCGCCCAAGTGGAAACCAAATCTTAA
- a CDS encoding acyl carrier protein yields MMMNVNEQDIIQFVIDRVADLTSRPELAEELNGDSPLEDAGVDSVLLVNLMIQIEQQYDIFYEDDELLQENFATARLISQRILAKRAVKTGV; encoded by the coding sequence ATGATGATGAACGTGAATGAACAGGATATCATACAATTCGTGATTGACCGGGTGGCCGATTTAACCTCCAGACCGGAGCTGGCGGAGGAATTGAACGGGGACTCCCCATTGGAGGATGCAGGCGTGGATTCGGTGCTGCTGGTCAACCTGATGATACAGATTGAACAGCAGTACGACATTTTTTACGAGGACGACGAGCTTCTGCAGGAGAACTTCGCCACCGCGCGCTTGATCTCACAACGCATCTTGGCCAAACGGGCCGTTAAAACCGGGGTTTGA
- a CDS encoding AMP-binding protein: MKEPANILAATELMIRNEGSVLLINGDTPIETALRQAEDAECTGLLTDAGGSAVFHPLHSRLDRMNGEPSLLQFSSGTTGAPKLVERSWSHVQMEIEAYNKLLPCSGEDTPIILVPVSHSFGFITGTLSALKRGVEPVIVTDKNPKFALHLMQQHDRHVVYAVPFLFQILLSLMREKVLLRKLVSSGSPMSAELLNRLGGAGVEVIQQYGCSEAGCISLGDRLSDPTDAGMLLEHMAMEKAGTREQPDEIIIATGGRRIHTGDMGYWSGGRLHVQCRMDDLINVSGLKVAPSEVEDVIRRLDGVQEAVVHKAPHPVWGEAVKARIVRKGDALSQEEVKRWCARFLPAYKVPGFIAFTEDIPKTGTGKVMRKQLVEEEYGIHG; this comes from the coding sequence ATGAAGGAACCGGCAAATATTCTGGCCGCCACGGAGCTGATGATTAGGAATGAGGGTTCGGTGCTTCTGATCAACGGCGATACTCCGATTGAAACCGCTCTCCGTCAAGCCGAAGACGCAGAGTGTACGGGTCTACTGACCGACGCAGGAGGCAGCGCCGTCTTTCACCCTCTGCACTCACGCCTGGATCGGATGAATGGGGAGCCGTCCTTGCTTCAATTCAGCTCCGGCACGACCGGCGCTCCCAAGTTAGTGGAACGGTCTTGGTCTCATGTGCAAATGGAAATCGAGGCCTACAACAAGCTGCTGCCCTGCAGCGGGGAGGATACACCGATCATTCTGGTGCCCGTGTCCCATTCCTTCGGATTCATCACAGGCACGCTTTCCGCACTTAAGCGCGGCGTAGAGCCGGTTATCGTGACGGACAAGAACCCCAAGTTCGCCCTGCATCTCATGCAGCAGCATGATCGCCATGTGGTATATGCGGTGCCCTTCCTCTTTCAAATTCTGCTCAGCCTGATGAGAGAGAAGGTGCTTCTTAGAAAGCTGGTATCCTCTGGTTCCCCGATGTCTGCAGAGCTGCTGAACAGGCTTGGGGGTGCAGGTGTGGAGGTGATCCAGCAATACGGGTGCTCTGAGGCGGGCTGCATCTCGCTTGGCGACCGGCTCTCCGATCCTACGGATGCCGGAATGCTTCTGGAGCATATGGCAATGGAAAAGGCCGGAACCCGGGAGCAGCCGGATGAAATCATCATTGCCACAGGCGGACGCCGGATTCATACCGGAGATATGGGATATTGGTCGGGCGGCAGGCTTCATGTTCAGTGCCGGATGGATGATCTGATTAATGTGTCAGGACTGAAGGTAGCTCCCTCCGAGGTGGAGGATGTCATCCGGAGGCTGGACGGCGTTCAGGAGGCTGTCGTGCACAAGGCTCCGCATCCCGTCTGGGGGGAGGCTGTCAAAGCCCGAATCGTCCGGAAGGGCGATGCGCTGTCTCAGGAGGAGGTGAAGAGGTGGTGCGCGCGGTTTCTGCCTGCTTATAAAGTTCCGGGCTTTATTGCTTTTACGGAGGACATTCCGAAGACGGGTACAGGGAAGGTTATGCGAAAACAATTGGTAGAAGAGGAGTATGGTATTCATGGATAA
- a CDS encoding sugar-binding protein: protein MMSKRFGKMLVFLCCLLMVVSLMPASFAAATDNNEYTEAPNSDSSSTDLTSLQTNETPTAIFGTPELGSNDPLWALTMEHLINKSTVPGDPRPHSTGTARILWDEDYLYARVVVEDSNLYQGPGNDYQYDGLEFYAGAGTQGANQWRISATGVFSGQNAPGRAAWTEITDTGYIVEMRIPKRTLNLQAGPFTFEVYINNSSEKGGDRYEVVSSFGTPDAAYNNAASFTNSLNLIADSGADDRFSITATAESGGRITPNAPGNVLRIASGSDTTFTVTPDYGKIVDTVKVDGEDAALSDDGTYTFSNVAANHTLQVTFKNDSTAELLPFIVWNDNFARGEYTTAVIIDLGEGRAAEGSKLNPDLFTVSARNTTLNGDSVTFEGTRKITRVYANDEPKVRGYLGTVSRSPDYQEGLERGRYIVVEFEFYSESGGNITLDGNMNSTKQVYSVVQNGELVLTEGEPLNYVVFEQDKVVNPILDQFTAPTGNSVNRALYLHKDGNGEVSQGLPLYVYTHGMGRGGTSAATDPKAAMKSANGSVALMKKMEKDPGKYASHILNISYNGTSTPSTANVKKVIDDLVASGAVDPNRIYAAGFSWGGQYTNSLVNAYPGFFASAAPMSPVSGSPNANANYVHTNLAYWMFINEYNVGVYQTNLANFISTNMPKMINARASRFESNEALTWPYNQYDQPNQKPNPNHSPVLSDSVAHEVEAAVLYNDITMGTWSIAPTAQSSNLPAWNNDYTDVFDWMFAQTAANHRPVAGYGSPVLSTNDKLWEQAAAFDINNSSAPDQKIGPKATGKAKVFWDEDFLYARVVVTDPNVCVGHTPGTEYMTDSVEFYVGDGKSGSNQWRIGASGIFSGQAAAGRDGSVTRTDTGYIAEVKIPRRTIEFTSNSPITFDVYINNSTGAGNDRYEVVSALGKPDAGYGSSDSFKNSLLLLGSSTVTRHPVNATAGLNGTISPSGLIRVADGGSQSFTFTPIGGYVVDTVTVNGESVEIANNTYTLNNVNTDDKVIHVTFKPDPAATLLNFIVYNDNFATGEFTTAVIIDLGAGNEAVGAGLSSNLFTVSARNTLLGGDPAYQGKRNVSRVYVNDEPRPRGYKGVNQNSPDYQAGLTKGRYIVVELEFWTLTGGQSTLEASKSTVQNYNIVSSGDIKLDGKAAIVKSAFAQSGTVNEIIDKFEVGPKIDKAEAMQYGLYIHKDGNGVPVKGLPLYIYAHGSTRGGTQDGDTYAPIRSANGATALMKKMEKNAKYASHIIALRAQNNVQATPATLKAYIDDLVSKGLVDPNRIYMAGFSMGAAYTNTFLTTYPDLLAAAAPMSYPPSINAKQAETLKNFAYWSFVNTTDSAIIKTGAETHIANIMPLLDNARHTFIDRNEIFVWPYDQWTKAEAPVNGTNWIPSGHEMEASVLWNNISGYTDTLSNVGSNKEWSLKPTAQSSKLPTWNNDYTDVFDWMFAQRKSSAPNPSGGNSGNTGSSGNTNSSGNTGNTSTGTVTGSLKPTYTVNTPKDKPAVTDKNGNTTLPGGEIVTKGGTTIKVPEGTTIDAKGKVTIPAGKSAEVTLHGGASAGLDKGMSLNIHEGTEFVFDDDTPLGFRVVSGNPFRDVNMDDWFYSYVNSAYTYGLFNGTTSTTFSPGTSMTRAMYVQVLANLENVNRSGYTNSRFSDVADGQWYTAAIEWAAENGIVNGINADLFEPNSPMTREQMLVMLYNYMKYKGYAIPESQSKSFADESQISSWALKAVQAQQGIGIVSGKPGNLFAPQATATRAEVAAIFIKFIEYLAK from the coding sequence ATGATGTCAAAACGATTTGGCAAAATGCTCGTGTTCCTATGTTGCTTGCTAATGGTGGTGTCACTAATGCCTGCCAGCTTTGCCGCCGCCACTGACAACAACGAATATACAGAAGCACCTAATAGCGACAGCAGTTCTACAGATCTTACAAGCTTGCAGACAAATGAAACGCCTACCGCCATTTTTGGAACTCCTGAACTCGGGTCAAACGACCCGCTGTGGGCCCTGACAATGGAGCATCTCATCAACAAAAGCACTGTGCCCGGCGACCCCAGGCCCCATTCCACAGGCACAGCCAGAATCCTCTGGGACGAAGATTACCTATATGCCCGTGTAGTCGTGGAGGATAGCAATCTATATCAGGGACCCGGCAATGATTATCAGTACGACGGTCTGGAGTTTTATGCCGGCGCTGGAACCCAAGGCGCGAATCAATGGCGCATCAGCGCGACGGGCGTGTTTTCAGGGCAGAACGCTCCAGGCAGAGCTGCGTGGACTGAGATCACGGACACAGGATATATCGTGGAGATGAGAATACCTAAAAGAACCTTGAACTTGCAGGCAGGCCCGTTTACCTTTGAAGTTTATATCAATAACTCGTCGGAAAAGGGCGGTGACCGCTATGAAGTCGTTTCCAGTTTCGGAACTCCGGACGCGGCTTACAACAATGCTGCTTCTTTTACAAACAGCCTGAATCTCATTGCCGATAGTGGAGCGGATGACAGATTCTCAATCACCGCCACGGCGGAATCGGGCGGCCGAATAACGCCGAACGCACCCGGCAATGTTCTGAGAATAGCCAGCGGATCAGACACAACCTTTACGGTTACCCCCGATTACGGCAAAATTGTTGATACCGTAAAGGTAGACGGAGAGGACGCAGCTCTATCCGATGATGGCACTTATACCTTTTCAAATGTTGCCGCTAACCATACCCTTCAAGTGACATTCAAAAATGATTCGACCGCGGAGTTGCTCCCCTTTATTGTATGGAATGACAACTTCGCCCGTGGCGAGTACACGACGGCTGTCATCATTGACTTAGGCGAAGGGAGGGCGGCGGAAGGCTCCAAGCTTAATCCGGACTTGTTTACCGTCTCGGCCAGGAACACGACCCTGAACGGCGACTCGGTAACCTTTGAAGGGACGCGCAAGATCACTAGGGTATACGCCAATGACGAACCGAAGGTACGCGGCTATCTGGGGACAGTAAGCCGTTCACCGGATTATCAGGAGGGACTGGAACGCGGACGTTACATCGTAGTTGAGTTTGAGTTCTATTCAGAGAGCGGCGGCAATATAACGCTGGATGGCAACATGAACTCAACAAAACAGGTTTACAGCGTCGTCCAAAACGGCGAGCTCGTACTGACAGAAGGGGAACCGCTTAACTACGTGGTTTTTGAACAGGACAAAGTTGTGAATCCGATCCTTGACCAATTTACAGCACCTACGGGCAATTCGGTCAATCGCGCGCTCTACCTTCACAAGGATGGAAACGGTGAGGTGTCGCAGGGCTTGCCGCTGTATGTGTATACCCACGGTATGGGGCGCGGCGGCACAAGCGCTGCAACTGACCCAAAAGCGGCTATGAAATCCGCGAACGGCTCGGTCGCTCTGATGAAGAAAATGGAAAAAGATCCCGGGAAATACGCCAGCCATATCCTGAATATTTCCTATAATGGCACGAGTACTCCCTCCACTGCCAATGTTAAGAAGGTTATAGACGACCTGGTTGCCAGCGGTGCAGTAGACCCTAACCGCATTTACGCGGCGGGCTTCTCATGGGGCGGTCAGTATACGAATAGCTTAGTTAACGCTTATCCCGGCTTCTTCGCGTCCGCCGCACCTATGTCTCCGGTAAGCGGCTCACCGAACGCGAACGCCAACTACGTTCACACCAACCTGGCCTATTGGATGTTTATCAATGAGTATAACGTTGGAGTATACCAGACTAACCTCGCTAACTTCATAAGCACCAATATGCCGAAAATGATCAACGCGAGAGCTTCGCGCTTTGAGAGCAATGAGGCTCTTACATGGCCTTACAATCAATATGATCAGCCGAATCAGAAACCGAATCCGAACCATTCACCTGTCCTGAGTGATTCGGTGGCACACGAAGTGGAAGCGGCGGTTCTATACAACGACATAACGATGGGGACTTGGAGCATAGCGCCAACAGCGCAGTCCTCTAACCTGCCGGCTTGGAACAATGACTACACTGACGTCTTTGATTGGATGTTCGCGCAGACCGCTGCAAACCATCGGCCTGTTGCCGGGTACGGTTCACCTGTACTCAGCACTAACGACAAGCTGTGGGAACAAGCTGCAGCGTTTGACATCAACAACAGTAGCGCACCCGACCAGAAGATAGGCCCCAAGGCCACCGGCAAAGCTAAAGTATTTTGGGACGAAGACTTTCTGTATGCACGTGTTGTGGTTACAGACCCGAATGTATGCGTCGGGCACACGCCTGGCACTGAGTACATGACTGACAGCGTGGAATTTTATGTCGGTGACGGAAAAAGTGGCTCAAACCAGTGGCGTATTGGTGCAAGCGGTATTTTCTCAGGTCAAGCTGCTGCGGGCCGCGACGGTTCAGTTACACGAACGGACACCGGGTATATCGCGGAAGTAAAGATACCTAGAAGAACCATTGAATTCACGAGCAATTCCCCGATTACGTTTGATGTATACATCAATAACTCAACTGGTGCAGGCAATGACCGTTATGAGGTTGTATCCGCTTTAGGTAAGCCCGACGCGGGTTATGGCAGTTCTGACAGCTTCAAGAACAGCTTGCTGCTGCTTGGGAGCTCCACGGTAACCAGACACCCCGTTAACGCCACGGCAGGATTAAACGGCACCATCTCGCCATCCGGCTTGATTCGGGTAGCTGACGGCGGAAGCCAATCCTTTACATTCACTCCGATCGGCGGTTATGTCGTGGATACCGTAACTGTAAATGGAGAGTCTGTAGAGATTGCAAACAATACCTATACCTTGAATAACGTGAACACCGATGACAAGGTAATCCATGTTACCTTCAAACCCGATCCGGCCGCAACGTTACTTAACTTTATTGTATATAACGATAACTTTGCCACCGGAGAATTTACCACAGCCGTTATCATTGATCTGGGTGCGGGAAATGAAGCTGTGGGTGCCGGCCTTAGTTCAAACCTGTTTACAGTCTCGGCGCGGAATACTCTGTTGGGCGGTGACCCGGCATATCAAGGCAAACGCAACGTCAGTAGAGTATACGTCAATGACGAACCTAGACCCAGAGGGTATAAGGGTGTGAACCAGAACTCCCCTGATTATCAAGCTGGACTTACGAAAGGCCGCTACATCGTTGTAGAATTGGAATTTTGGACATTAACCGGCGGACAGTCCACTTTGGAAGCATCCAAATCCACCGTCCAGAATTACAACATTGTATCTAGTGGCGATATCAAGCTTGATGGCAAGGCTGCCATTGTTAAGTCGGCTTTCGCACAGTCAGGTACCGTCAATGAAATCATCGACAAATTTGAAGTGGGTCCCAAAATTGACAAAGCGGAAGCCATGCAGTATGGACTCTATATTCATAAGGACGGCAACGGCGTTCCGGTAAAAGGGCTTCCCCTTTACATCTATGCTCACGGTTCTACCCGCGGCGGTACACAGGACGGGGATACCTATGCGCCCATCAGGTCTGCCAACGGAGCCACCGCGCTTATGAAAAAAATGGAGAAGAACGCTAAATACGCTAGTCATATCATCGCTTTGCGGGCGCAAAACAACGTTCAGGCAACACCCGCTACCTTAAAGGCTTATATCGATGATCTCGTAAGTAAGGGTCTTGTTGACCCCAACCGTATTTACATGGCAGGCTTCTCTATGGGAGCCGCTTATACGAATACTTTCTTGACGACATATCCCGATTTGCTCGCAGCCGCGGCGCCTATGTCTTATCCACCATCAATCAACGCGAAACAAGCCGAAACTCTTAAAAACTTTGCATACTGGTCATTCGTTAACACCACTGATTCTGCAATAATAAAAACAGGGGCGGAAACTCATATAGCGAATATAATGCCCCTATTGGACAACGCTAGACACACGTTCATCGACAGAAATGAAATATTCGTGTGGCCTTATGACCAATGGACAAAGGCGGAAGCACCTGTTAATGGAACCAATTGGATTCCTTCCGGCCATGAGATGGAAGCTTCAGTTCTGTGGAACAATATTTCAGGGTACACGGATACTTTGTCCAATGTAGGTTCCAACAAGGAGTGGAGCCTTAAACCTACGGCGCAGTCCTCTAAGTTGCCGACTTGGAACAATGACTACACTGACGTCTTTGATTGGATGTTCGCGCAGAGAAAATCGAGCGCACCCAATCCTTCTGGTGGCAATTCCGGCAATACCGGCAGTTCGGGCAATACCAACAGTTCGGGCAATACCGGCAATACCAGCACCGGGACAGTCACTGGATCGTTGAAGCCGACTTACACAGTGAACACACCGAAGGATAAGCCCGCGGTCACGGACAAGAACGGCAACACCACCCTGCCCGGCGGCGAGATTGTGACCAAGGGCGGGACGACGATTAAGGTACCCGAAGGCACGACTATAGACGCAAAAGGTAAGGTCACCATTCCGGCGGGCAAGAGCGCCGAAGTGACACTACACGGCGGCGCGAGTGCCGGCTTAGACAAGGGCATGTCACTGAACATCCATGAGGGTACGGAATTTGTGTTCGATGACGACACCCCGCTGGGCTTCCGTGTGGTGTCTGGCAATCCTTTCAGGGATGTCAACATGGACGACTGGTTCTACAGCTACGTAAACTCCGCCTACACATACGGTCTTTTCAACGGCACGACGTCCACGACGTTCTCACCGGGCACCTCAATGACGCGTGCGATGTACGTGCAGGTACTGGCCAATCTTGAGAACGTCAACCGCTCCGGCTACACGAATTCCCGTTTTAGCGATGTTGCGGATGGGCAGTGGTACACGGCGGCAATCGAGTGGGCGGCCGAAAACGGCATAGTCAACGGTATAAACGCAGACCTGTTTGAACCCAATTCACCGATGACACGCGAGCAGATGCTGGTGATGCTGTACAATTACATGAAGTACAAGGGCTATGCGATACCTGAAAGTCAATCTAAGTCCTTCGCGGATGAGAGTCAGATCAGCTCATGGGCGTTGAAGGCCGTTCAGGCACAGCAGGGCATCGGAATTGTATCAGGCAAGCCGGGCAACCTCTTTGCCCCCCAAGCCACCGCCACCCGCGCTGAAGTAGCTGCTATCTTTATAAAGTTCATCGAATATCTGGCTAAGTAA